In one window of Henckelia pumila isolate YLH828 chromosome 1, ASM3356847v2, whole genome shotgun sequence DNA:
- the LOC140867439 gene encoding mitogen-activated protein kinase 15: protein MQPDHRKKASVDVDFFTEYGEGSRYRIEEVIGKGSYGVVCSAYDTHLGEKVAIKKINDIFEHVSDATRILREIKLLRLLRHPDIVEIKHILLPPSRREFKDIYVVFELMESDLHQVIKANDDLTPEHYQFFLYQLLRGLKYIHTANVFHRDLKPKNILANADCKLKICDFGLARVAFNDTPTAIFWTDYVATRWYRAPELCGSFFSKYTPAIDLWSIGCIFAELLTGKPLFPGKNVVHQLDLMTDLLGTPPSETIARIRNEKARRYLSSMRRKKPIPLTHKFPNADPLALRLLERMLAFDPKDRPSAEEALADPYFRNLARVEREPSAQPVTKMEFEFERRRITKEDVRELIYREILEYHPKMLKEFIEGAEPTGFMYPSAVDKFKKQFAYLEEHYGNGAAAPPERQHSSSLPRPCVLYSDNSNLSSADVANDLSKFTIKEAEKNPVDRTSAQSIARFPGQVPPNIQGVAARPGKVIGPVVRYNNCGATAATIEAHDQHKMARNPSVNAQYIVPGSSYPRKHPGCKIEKGDDSSEGSNGLQPKPDLYMARKVAAAQGGAVNHWY from the exons ATGCAGCCTGATCATCGGAAAAAG GCATCTGTCGATGTTGATTTCTTCACGGAATATGGTGAAGGCAGCAGATATAGAATTGAGGAAGTTATTGGAAAAGGTAGCTATGGTGTTGTTTGCTCGGCATATGACACCCATCTTGGGGAAAAAGTTGCGATTAAAAAGATAAATGACATATTCGAACATGTCTCTGATGCCACACGAATTCTCAGGGAGATTAAGCTTCTTAGGCTTCTTCGTCATCCAGATATTGTGGAAATCAAGCATATTTTGCTTCCTCCTTCTAGAAGGGAATTCAAGGACATATATGTCGTTTTTGAACTAATGGAATCAGATCTCCACCAGGTTATTAAAGCTAATGATGACTTGACTCCGGAACATTACCAATTCTTTCTATATCAGCTCCTTCGAGGCTTGAAATATATACATACAG CTAACGTATTTCACCGTGATTTGAagccaaaaaatattttggcGAATGCTGACTGCAAACTTAAGATTTGTGATTTTGGCCTTGCAAGAGTGGCCTTCAATGATACTCCTACCGCAATTTTTTGGACA GATTATGTTGCCACGAGGTGGTATAGAGCACCTGAATTGTGTGGATCTTTTTTCTCCAAG TATACTCCTGCAATTGACCTTTGGAGTATTGGATGCATTTTTGCGGAACTTTTGACTGGAAAACCTCTTTTCCCTGGAAAAAATGTGGTTCATCAATTAGACCTCATGACTGATTTGTTGGGTACACCACCTTCCGAGACTATTGCAAGG ATAAGAAATGAAAAGGCTCGGAGATACTTAAGTAGCATGCGGAGGAAGAAGCCAATTCCTTTAACCCACAAATTTCCAAATGCAGACCCCCTTGCTCTTCGCTTATTAGAAAGAATGCTTGCTTTTGATCCTAAGGATAGACCTTCGGCAGAAGAG GCTCTAGCAGATCCATACTTCCGGAACTTGGCTAGAGTTGAGAGAGAACCTTCTGCTCAACCGGTTACTAAAATGGAGTTTGAATTTGAAAGGCGAAGAATTACCAAAGAAGATGTTAGAGAGTTGATATATCGAGAGATTCTCGAATACCACCCAAAGATGTTGAAAGAATTCATAGAAGGAGCTGAGCCTACTGGCTTCATGTATCCAAG TGCGGTCGACAAATTTAAGAAGCAGTTTGCATATCTTGAGGAACATTACGGAAATGGAGCTGCTGCTCCACCTGAAAGACAACATTCGTCATCTTTACCCAG GCCATGTGTTTTATATTCGGACAATTCTAATCTGAGCTCAGCTGATGTTGCCAATGATCTTTCTAAGTTCACCATTAAAGAAGCTGAGAAGAATCCAGTAGACCGTACTTCTGCGCAGTCTATAGCGAGATTTCCAGGTCAAGTACCTCCAAATATCCAAG GGGTAGCGGCAAGACCTGGCAAGGTCATTGGCCCTGTAGTACGCTACAATAACTGTGGAGCAACGGCGGCAACCATAGAGGCACATGATCAACATAAAATGGCTCGAAATCCCAGTGTCAATGCTCAGTACATTGTTCCTGGCTCTTCTTACCCAAGAAAACACCCTGGCTGCAAGATCGAAAAGGGGGACGATAGCTCAGAAGGTTCGAATGGGCTGCAGCCCAAACCTGATCTATACATGGCGAGAAAAGTTGCTGCTGCTCAAGGTGGAGCAGTAAACCATTGGTATTAA